From Nocardia sp. XZ_19_385, the proteins below share one genomic window:
- a CDS encoding purine-nucleoside phosphorylase, which yields MLAEEAAQAIAERTGVHRHRVAVVLGSGWQEAAAEIGTPTASVPMPELPGFGTPSAQGHVGMVHSVPMHDKSVLLLMGRQHLYEGYQPAEVVHPVAAAIAAGAEIVLLTNAAGGIRAGLDVGEPVLISDHLNLTGRTPLAGATFVDLVDAWDPELRALAREVDPSLTDGVYAGLTGPQYETPAEIRMLRTMGADLVGMSTVLEAIACRALGARVLGISLVTNLAAGISGAHLSHAEVLAEGQAAAPRLGKLMRGVLERL from the coding sequence ATGCTTGCCGAAGAGGCCGCTCAGGCGATCGCCGAACGTACTGGAGTCCACCGCCACCGGGTCGCGGTGGTGCTCGGATCGGGCTGGCAGGAGGCGGCCGCGGAAATCGGCACGCCCACCGCGTCGGTGCCGATGCCGGAGCTGCCCGGGTTCGGAACACCCAGCGCGCAAGGCCATGTCGGGATGGTGCATTCGGTGCCCATGCATGACAAGTCCGTGCTGCTGCTGATGGGACGTCAGCATTTGTACGAGGGCTATCAACCCGCCGAGGTGGTGCATCCGGTGGCGGCCGCGATCGCGGCGGGCGCGGAGATCGTGCTGCTCACCAATGCCGCGGGCGGAATCCGCGCTGGCCTCGATGTCGGTGAGCCGGTATTGATCAGCGATCACCTCAACCTCACCGGGCGCACGCCGTTGGCCGGGGCCACCTTCGTCGATCTGGTCGACGCGTGGGATCCCGAATTGCGGGCGCTGGCACGTGAAGTCGATCCCAGCCTGACCGACGGCGTCTACGCGGGGCTGACCGGTCCGCAGTACGAGACCCCGGCCGAGATCCGGATGCTGCGCACCATGGGCGCGGATCTGGTCGGTATGTCGACGGTGCTGGAAGCCATCGCCTGCCGGGCGCTGGGCGCACGGGTGCTGGGCATCTCGCTGGTCACCAATCTGGCCGCGGGCATCTCCGGCGCGCATCTGTCCCATGCCGAGGTGCTGGCCGAAGGACAGGCCGCCGCACCGCGCCTGGGCAAACTGATGCGTGGCGTGCTGGAGCGGCTGTAG
- a CDS encoding enoyl-CoA hydratase-related protein translates to MPYLEREGDVFVLYLGTEGQTDNENRFHPDWIDQVHALLDEVEASEGPAALVTTATGKFFSNGLDTDWLFGNLDQMHWYLDRVHSIYTRLLTFPMPTVAALNGHAFGAGAMLATSCDFRVMRADRGFWCLPEVNLGMPFTIGMNALLTERLTNQVCVLAMTTGHRFAADQAIAAGIVDDKADAEALLSTAIARAAALSGNRKPNLPVIKRALHAQALDGLAVKTTPENLAFAAG, encoded by the coding sequence ATGCCGTACCTGGAACGTGAAGGTGATGTGTTCGTCCTGTACCTCGGAACCGAGGGCCAGACAGACAACGAGAACCGCTTCCACCCGGACTGGATCGATCAGGTGCACGCCCTGCTCGACGAGGTCGAGGCGTCGGAGGGGCCCGCCGCACTGGTCACCACCGCGACCGGCAAGTTCTTCAGCAACGGCCTCGACACCGACTGGCTGTTCGGCAATCTGGACCAGATGCACTGGTACCTGGACCGCGTGCACTCGATCTACACCCGGCTGCTGACCTTCCCGATGCCGACCGTCGCCGCGCTCAACGGCCACGCCTTCGGTGCGGGCGCGATGCTGGCCACCTCCTGCGACTTCCGCGTCATGCGCGCCGATCGCGGTTTCTGGTGCCTGCCCGAGGTGAACCTGGGCATGCCTTTCACCATCGGCATGAACGCGCTGCTGACCGAGCGCCTGACCAACCAGGTGTGTGTGCTGGCCATGACCACCGGCCACCGTTTCGCGGCCGACCAGGCCATCGCCGCGGGCATCGTGGACGACAAAGCCGATGCCGAAGCGTTGCTGAGCACCGCCATCGCGCGTGCCGCGGCACTGTCCGGCAACCGCAAGCCGAACCTGCCGGTCATCAAGCGGGCGCTGCACGCCCAGGCTCTCGACGGCCTCGCGGTCAAGACCACCCCGGAGAACCTGGCGTTCGCCGCCGGATAA
- a CDS encoding M20 family metallopeptidase yields MPSPRSGHHESPGELDAGRIPVDGTRSDVAIKAAASRLIDLSHSIHAEPELAFEEHRSAAKTIEPLAERGFHIETGVADLPTAFRASYGSGELTVALCAEYDALPGMGHACGHNIIAAASVGAALGLAELADDLGLTILVLGTPAEESGGGKVLMLDRGVFDDVAMAMMVHPGPRDIAGAHSLALADIEVVFHGVEAHASAAPELGRNAGDAVTVAQVAIGLLRQHIRPGQQLHGIVGNGGIAPNIVPGRAELLYYLRAGDSASLEELMRRSSDCFEAGALATGCTHEIRTLAPTYTELTPDPALLCAYREQIADLGRVPIAPELEAQRPLGSTDMGNVTNVIPGIHPVIGIEADGAVTHQPGFAAASINASADRAVLDGAIALARTAVAIARDDVQRDRLLQRLVQRQEEFR; encoded by the coding sequence ATGCCATCACCGCGCAGCGGTCATCATGAGTCGCCCGGCGAGCTCGACGCCGGGCGTATTCCGGTGGATGGCACTCGATCGGATGTCGCGATCAAGGCGGCCGCGAGCCGACTGATCGATCTCTCACACAGCATTCACGCCGAACCCGAGCTGGCGTTCGAAGAGCACCGCAGCGCCGCCAAGACCATCGAGCCATTGGCCGAACGCGGTTTCCACATCGAAACCGGTGTCGCCGATCTGCCCACCGCCTTCCGCGCCAGTTACGGCAGCGGCGAGCTGACGGTGGCGCTCTGCGCCGAATACGACGCGCTCCCCGGCATGGGACATGCCTGCGGGCACAACATCATTGCCGCCGCCTCGGTGGGCGCGGCCCTCGGTCTCGCGGAGCTCGCGGACGATCTGGGCCTCACCATTCTGGTGCTCGGCACCCCGGCCGAGGAGAGTGGCGGCGGCAAGGTCCTGATGCTCGATCGGGGCGTCTTCGACGATGTCGCGATGGCGATGATGGTGCACCCCGGGCCCCGGGATATCGCGGGCGCGCACTCGCTGGCGCTGGCCGATATCGAGGTGGTGTTCCACGGCGTGGAAGCGCATGCCAGCGCCGCCCCCGAACTGGGCCGCAACGCCGGTGACGCGGTCACCGTCGCGCAGGTTGCGATTGGTTTGCTGCGTCAACATATCCGGCCGGGCCAGCAACTTCACGGTATAGTCGGCAACGGTGGCATAGCCCCGAACATCGTGCCCGGACGTGCGGAACTGCTGTATTACCTACGCGCAGGTGACTCCGCATCCCTCGAAGAACTGATGCGACGCAGCTCGGATTGTTTCGAGGCGGGCGCCCTCGCGACCGGCTGCACCCACGAAATCCGGACGCTCGCACCGACATATACCGAGCTGACGCCTGATCCGGCACTACTGTGTGCCTATCGCGAGCAGATCGCCGACCTGGGACGGGTGCCGATCGCACCGGAACTCGAGGCGCAGCGACCGCTCGGCAGCACGGATATGGGCAATGTCACCAACGTCATTCCGGGCATCCACCCGGTTATCGGCATCGAGGCCGATGGGGCGGTGACGCATCAGCCCGGTTTCGCCGCGGCGAGCATCAATGCCTCGGCGGATCGCGCCGTTCTCGACGGTGCGATCGCGCTCGCGCGTACCGCTGTGGCGATAGCTCGCGATGACGTACAGAGAGACAGGTTGTTGCAACGGCTGGTTCAACGACAGGAGGAGTTTCGGTGA
- a CDS encoding M20 family metallopeptidase, protein MSSTGGSSPVTGTAAGHEAMVAGVDAAEAFLRTPKGPRAVIDTVAAGRAAVDAWLAEHAFDLVGWRRHIHANPELSRTEFGTTEFVSSWLTKAGLNPQKMPGGTGLICDIGPADGPRIGLRADMDALPLQEFTGLSFASTVPGVSHACGHDAHTTILLGTALALSEMNLPVGVRFVFQPAEEVMPGGAIDMVAAGAMEGVDRIFAVHCDPRLEVGRVGIRVGAITSAADTVELVLDSPGGHTSRPHLTSDLVYAIGTVITGLPGLLSRRIDPRTSTVMVWGAVSAGKAPNAIPQTGMLTGTVRTGDHATWSLLEPMVHEIVDGLLAPTGVRYQLNYRRGVPPVVNDEQSTRMFESAIRALGPDALADTMQSGGGEDFSWYLEEVPGAMARLGVWSGRGEQLDLHQPTFDIDERALSVGVRVLSNIILQAG, encoded by the coding sequence GTGAGTAGTACCGGCGGGTCGAGCCCGGTGACGGGGACCGCGGCAGGTCACGAGGCCATGGTGGCCGGCGTGGATGCCGCGGAGGCGTTCCTACGCACGCCGAAGGGGCCGCGCGCCGTCATCGACACCGTGGCCGCCGGCCGCGCCGCCGTGGACGCCTGGCTGGCCGAGCACGCGTTCGACCTGGTCGGGTGGCGCCGCCACATTCACGCCAACCCGGAACTGTCGCGCACCGAGTTCGGCACCACCGAGTTCGTTTCCTCCTGGCTGACCAAGGCCGGGCTCAATCCGCAGAAGATGCCCGGCGGCACCGGCCTGATCTGTGACATCGGCCCGGCCGACGGGCCGCGCATCGGCCTGCGCGCCGATATGGACGCGCTCCCGTTGCAGGAGTTCACCGGTCTGTCCTTCGCCTCCACCGTGCCGGGTGTCTCGCATGCCTGCGGGCACGACGCGCACACCACCATCCTGCTCGGCACCGCGCTCGCGCTCTCGGAGATGAATCTGCCGGTCGGCGTGCGGTTCGTCTTCCAGCCCGCCGAGGAGGTCATGCCGGGCGGCGCGATCGACATGGTCGCCGCCGGCGCGATGGAGGGCGTGGACCGGATCTTCGCGGTGCACTGCGACCCGCGTCTGGAAGTGGGCCGGGTCGGCATCCGGGTCGGCGCGATCACCTCCGCCGCCGACACCGTGGAGCTGGTGCTGGATTCGCCGGGCGGGCACACCTCGCGCCCGCACCTGACCAGCGATCTGGTCTACGCGATCGGCACCGTCATCACCGGCCTGCCAGGTCTGCTCAGCCGCCGCATCGACCCGCGCACCAGCACCGTGATGGTGTGGGGTGCGGTCTCGGCGGGCAAGGCGCCCAACGCGATTCCGCAGACCGGCATGCTCACCGGCACGGTCCGCACCGGCGATCACGCGACCTGGTCGCTGCTGGAGCCGATGGTGCACGAGATCGTCGACGGCCTGCTCGCGCCGACGGGCGTGCGGTACCAGCTGAACTACCGGCGCGGCGTGCCGCCGGTGGTCAACGACGAGCAGTCCACCCGGATGTTCGAGTCCGCGATCCGTGCCCTGGGCCCGGACGCGCTGGCCGACACCATGCAGTCCGGCGGCGGCGAGGACTTCTCCTGGTACCTGGAGGAGGTGCCGGGTGCGATGGCGCGCCTGGGCGTCTGGTCCGGTCGGGGCGAGCAACTGGATCTGCACCAGCCGACTTTCGACATCGATGAGCGAGCTCTGTCGGTCGGCGTGCGGGTATTGAGCAACATCATCCTCCAAGCCGGCTAG
- a CDS encoding gamma-glutamylcyclotransferase — protein MPIYAAYGSNMDSSQMLERCPHSPMSGTGWLEGWRLTFAGDDIGWEGPLATVVEDPGSRVFVVLYDVSPEDEQSLDRWEGSDFGIHKKIRLRVTRNPNNTAETTLAWLYVLDAYEGGLPSARYLGVIADAAEKAGAPEDYVHSLRTRNSKNVGPGTFG, from the coding sequence GTGCCGATCTACGCCGCTTACGGGTCGAACATGGACTCGTCCCAGATGCTCGAGCGCTGTCCGCACTCCCCCATGTCCGGAACGGGCTGGTTGGAGGGCTGGCGGCTCACCTTTGCCGGCGACGATATCGGCTGGGAAGGGCCGCTGGCCACGGTCGTCGAGGACCCGGGATCCCGGGTATTCGTGGTGCTCTACGACGTGTCCCCGGAAGACGAGCAGAGTCTCGATCGCTGGGAGGGTTCCGATTTCGGGATCCACAAGAAGATCCGTCTGCGAGTCACCCGCAATCCCAACAACACCGCTGAAACCACCCTGGCTTGGTTGTACGTCCTGGACGCCTACGAGGGCGGCCTGCCCTCGGCCCGCTACCTCGGGGTGATCGCCGACGCAGCCGAGAAGGCCGGCGCCCCCGAGGATTACGTGCACTCCCTGCGCACCCGCAACAGCAAGAACGTCGGCCCCGGCACCTTCGGGTAG
- a CDS encoding NAD(P)H-quinone dehydrogenase, translated as MTRIAIIGGGPAGYEAALVASAHGASVTVIDCDGIGGACVLWDCVPSKTFIASTGVRTSLRRAKDLGITLDPEQATVDMPEVNARVKALALAQSADIRSKLQAAGVSVLQGSGEILDAGGPLAAHRVLAKLATGTEQIIEAEVVLIATGASPRVLPGAEPDGERILNWRQLYDLQELPETLVVVGSGVTGAEFVSAYTEMGVQVKLVSSRDRVLPGEDADAALVLEDALAERGVELVKHARADAVERTADGIVVKLSDGRTVTGSHALMTVGSTPNTEGLGIERVGIELDRGGYLRVDRVSRTTVPGIYAAGDCTGLLPLASVAAMQGRIAMYHALGEGVVPIRLKTVASAVFTRPEIATVGVSQTAIDNGEVPARTVMLPLNTNPRAKMSGLRRGFVKIFCRPATGVVIGGVVVAPIASELILPIALAVQNNLTVNDLAQTFSVYPSLSGSVTEAARQLMRHDDLD; from the coding sequence ATGACCCGCATTGCCATCATCGGTGGCGGCCCTGCCGGTTACGAGGCGGCGCTGGTGGCCTCGGCGCACGGGGCGTCGGTAACGGTGATCGACTGTGACGGCATCGGTGGCGCGTGCGTGCTCTGGGACTGTGTGCCCTCCAAGACTTTCATCGCCTCCACCGGCGTGCGCACCTCGCTGCGCCGCGCCAAGGATCTGGGCATCACGCTGGACCCGGAGCAGGCCACCGTGGACATGCCCGAGGTGAACGCGCGCGTGAAGGCGCTGGCGCTGGCCCAGTCCGCCGATATCCGCTCGAAGTTGCAGGCCGCCGGGGTGTCGGTGCTGCAGGGCAGCGGTGAGATCCTGGATGCCGGTGGGCCGCTGGCCGCGCACCGGGTGCTGGCCAAGCTCGCCACCGGCACCGAGCAGATCATCGAAGCCGAAGTGGTGCTCATCGCCACCGGCGCCAGCCCGCGCGTGCTGCCCGGCGCCGAACCCGACGGCGAGCGCATCCTGAACTGGCGTCAGCTCTACGACCTGCAGGAGCTGCCCGAGACGCTGGTGGTAGTCGGGTCCGGTGTCACCGGTGCGGAATTCGTCTCGGCGTACACCGAGATGGGCGTGCAGGTGAAGCTGGTTTCCAGCCGCGACCGGGTGCTGCCCGGCGAGGACGCCGACGCGGCGCTGGTGCTGGAGGACGCGCTCGCCGAGCGTGGCGTCGAGTTGGTCAAGCACGCGCGCGCCGACGCCGTGGAGCGCACGGCCGACGGCATCGTGGTGAAGCTGTCGGACGGGCGCACGGTCACCGGTTCGCACGCGCTGATGACGGTCGGTTCGACCCCCAACACCGAGGGCCTGGGCATCGAGCGCGTCGGCATCGAGCTCGACCGCGGCGGTTACCTTCGCGTGGACCGGGTTTCGCGTACCACGGTGCCCGGCATCTACGCCGCCGGCGACTGCACCGGTCTGCTGCCGCTGGCCTCGGTGGCCGCCATGCAGGGCCGTATCGCGATGTACCACGCGCTCGGTGAGGGCGTGGTGCCGATTCGGCTGAAAACCGTTGCCTCCGCGGTGTTCACTCGCCCGGAGATCGCCACCGTCGGCGTCAGCCAGACCGCCATCGACAACGGCGAGGTCCCGGCGCGCACGGTGATGCTGCCGCTGAACACCAACCCGCGGGCCAAGATGTCCGGACTGCGCAGGGGTTTCGTCAAGATCTTCTGCCGCCCCGCGACCGGTGTGGTCATCGGCGGCGTGGTGGTCGCGCCCATCGCCTCGGAGCTGATCCTGCCGATCGCCCTTGCGGTGCAGAACAATCTGACCGTCAACGACCTGGCCCAGACCTTCTCGGTATACCCCTCGCTGAGCGGTTCGGTCACCGAGGCGGCACGCCAGCTGATGCGCCACGACGACCTGGATTAA